Proteins encoded by one window of Enterococcus faecalis:
- a CDS encoding NAD(P)/FAD-dependent oxidoreductase produces MSDEKDIYDLTIIGGGPVGLFAAFYAGIRKAKTKIIDSLPQLGGQLTMLYPEKYIYDIPGFPAIKAGELIANLEKQMQPFQHDVCLEEEVTHLAQEADGLLRLDTTKGTHYSKTVIFAIGNGAFQPRRLAIENVEAFEGESIHYYVTDMKKFAGKKVAIAGGGDSAIDWALMLENVAEEVSIIHRRPQFRGHEHSVEQLEKSSVSIRTPYIISDILKENETFTGIQLTETKGDQTLDLPLDDLIINYGFTSSLTHLKEWGLDVSRNAINVHSDMSTNIPGVYAVGDICSYEGKVKLIATGFGEAPTAVNNALHYLRPDARRQPVHSTSLFENGVPK; encoded by the coding sequence ATGTCTGATGAAAAAGATATTTATGATTTAACGATTATCGGCGGCGGTCCTGTTGGATTATTTGCCGCTTTTTATGCGGGAATTCGTAAAGCGAAAACGAAAATCATTGATAGCCTGCCGCAATTAGGTGGTCAGCTAACAATGCTGTATCCCGAAAAATATATTTATGATATTCCTGGATTCCCTGCTATTAAAGCCGGTGAGTTAATTGCCAATTTGGAAAAACAGATGCAGCCATTTCAGCACGATGTTTGCTTGGAAGAAGAGGTCACACACCTTGCACAGGAAGCAGATGGACTTTTGCGCTTAGACACAACTAAAGGCACACATTATTCTAAAACGGTTATCTTTGCGATTGGTAACGGCGCTTTCCAACCTCGACGTTTAGCTATCGAAAATGTTGAAGCCTTTGAAGGTGAGTCAATCCATTATTATGTGACTGACATGAAAAAATTCGCTGGCAAAAAAGTTGCGATTGCTGGTGGCGGCGATTCCGCAATTGACTGGGCTTTAATGCTAGAAAACGTTGCAGAAGAAGTATCTATTATCCATCGTCGCCCACAATTTCGCGGCCACGAACATAGCGTGGAACAACTGGAAAAATCTAGCGTTTCTATCAGAACTCCTTATATCATTAGTGATATTTTAAAGGAAAATGAAACGTTCACAGGCATCCAATTAACGGAGACAAAAGGTGACCAAACATTGGATCTCCCTCTGGATGATTTAATTATCAATTATGGCTTCACTTCTTCTTTAACACACCTCAAAGAATGGGGATTAGACGTTTCTAGAAATGCTATTAATGTTCATTCCGATATGTCAACTAACATTCCTGGTGTATACGCTGTAGGGGATATCTGTTCCTATGAGGGAAAAGTGAAATTAATCGCTACAGGATTTGGTGAGGCACCTACTGCCGTAAATAATGCTTTACATTACTTACGGCCCGATGCTCGACGTCAACCAGTTCATAGTACAAGTTTATTTGAAAACGGCGTACCTAAATAA
- a CDS encoding peptidylprolyl isomerase codes for MSQFPQLDLENAKGPKAVIKTNRGDITVQLFPEQAPKTVENFVELAKKGYYDGVIFHRVIPDFMIQGGDPTGTGMGGESIYGEAFEDEFSRDVFNLRGALSMSNAGPNTNGSQFFVVTNQNVPAQMMSQLEDAGFPEEIIEAYKQGGTPWLDFRHTVFGHVVDGMDVVDEIGGVQRDAQDRPTFDVVMDTVEIIGE; via the coding sequence ATGTCACAATTTCCACAATTAGATTTAGAAAATGCTAAAGGACCAAAAGCGGTCATTAAAACAAACCGAGGCGACATCACTGTTCAATTATTCCCAGAACAAGCGCCTAAAACGGTTGAAAATTTTGTTGAATTAGCGAAAAAGGGCTACTATGATGGCGTTATTTTCCATCGTGTGATTCCTGATTTTATGATTCAAGGCGGTGACCCAACCGGAACAGGAATGGGCGGCGAAAGTATTTATGGAGAAGCATTTGAGGATGAATTTTCTCGGGATGTTTTCAATTTGCGTGGCGCATTGTCAATGTCAAATGCTGGTCCTAACACAAATGGTAGCCAATTCTTTGTTGTTACTAATCAAAATGTTCCAGCTCAAATGATGAGTCAGTTAGAAGACGCTGGTTTTCCAGAAGAAATTATTGAAGCTTACAAACAAGGCGGAACACCTTGGTTAGACTTCCGTCATACTGTTTTTGGTCATGTTGTTGATGGTATGGATGTAGTGGATGAAATTGGTGGAGTCCAACGGGATGCCCAAGACCGTCCAACATTTGACGTCGTGATGGACACAGTTGAAATCATTGGTGAATAA
- a CDS encoding MalY/PatB family protein → MFNFNETIERRHTNCVKWDTVEASYHEKDLLPLWVADMDFKVHQPILDALSQVIEQGILGYAVAPNELYQAIQDWQRQHHQLIVEKEEILFNSGVVPSLATTVQAYTAPADSVMICDPVYPPFADVVKQNERRLVRHSLLEVNGHYEVDLVKMEQQIIEEKVKLLLFCNPHNPGGRVWTKEELLAIGRLCQKHQVTVVSDEIHQDLIFKPHTFTSFTVADEAFKEFTVTLTAATKTFNLAGIKNSMLFIPNEKLRQSFVSLQDKNHQGGINTFGYVGTAAAYQTGEEWLTALLDYLKENIDFALSFFREEMPSVRVMEPEGTYLLWLDFSSYSLTDRELRDTLIHKGKVVLNPGISFGPQGSQHMRLNLACSKETLEEGLLRIKKAFN, encoded by the coding sequence ATGTTTAATTTTAATGAAACCATTGAGCGTCGCCACACGAATTGTGTTAAATGGGACACCGTTGAAGCGAGTTACCACGAAAAAGATTTACTACCTTTATGGGTTGCTGATATGGATTTCAAAGTACATCAGCCTATTCTTGATGCCTTGTCACAAGTTATTGAACAGGGCATTCTAGGATATGCAGTTGCACCTAATGAACTGTATCAAGCAATTCAAGATTGGCAACGGCAACACCATCAATTGATTGTTGAAAAAGAAGAAATTTTGTTTAATAGTGGCGTGGTACCCAGTTTGGCCACAACCGTTCAAGCGTATACAGCACCTGCTGATTCTGTCATGATTTGTGATCCAGTCTACCCCCCTTTTGCAGATGTGGTAAAACAAAATGAGCGTAGACTCGTGCGACATTCCTTACTAGAAGTTAACGGACATTATGAAGTTGATTTGGTTAAAATGGAACAACAGATAATCGAAGAAAAGGTGAAACTGTTACTTTTTTGTAATCCCCATAATCCTGGTGGACGTGTTTGGACAAAAGAAGAATTGCTGGCAATTGGCCGTTTATGCCAAAAACACCAAGTAACTGTGGTTAGCGATGAAATTCATCAGGATTTGATTTTCAAACCGCATACCTTCACTTCCTTCACTGTCGCTGATGAAGCATTTAAGGAATTCACTGTTACCTTAACAGCGGCAACCAAAACCTTTAATTTAGCGGGGATCAAAAATTCAATGCTGTTCATTCCTAATGAAAAACTACGGCAATCTTTCGTATCTTTACAAGACAAAAATCATCAAGGCGGCATCAATACTTTTGGCTACGTGGGAACGGCAGCTGCCTATCAAACAGGGGAGGAATGGCTAACGGCATTACTTGATTATTTAAAAGAAAATATTGATTTTGCCCTTTCTTTTTTCCGTGAAGAGATGCCTAGCGTTCGTGTAATGGAGCCTGAAGGGACCTATCTTTTATGGTTAGACTTTAGTTCTTATTCACTAACGGATCGAGAACTTCGCGATACCTTAATTCATAAGGGGAAAGTGGTTCTAAATCCAGGAATTAGTTTTGGTCCCCAAGGTTCTCAACACATGCGTTTAAACTTAGCTTGTTCAAAAGAAACTCTCGAAGAAGGCCTTTTACGTATCAAAAAAGCCTTTAATTAA
- a CDS encoding DUF3955 domain-containing protein, which translates to MLEKYRYPMALALFAVILPFIGTFFTYVDQQGIVHEPGFYTIIIGEILLLFSGIWFVRVYLAKRKRKN; encoded by the coding sequence TTGTTAGAAAAATACAGATATCCAATGGCCTTGGCTTTGTTTGCAGTAATACTCCCATTTATAGGAACGTTTTTTACGTATGTAGATCAGCAAGGAATCGTTCATGAACCAGGATTTTATACAATAATAATTGGAGAAATTTTACTTCTATTTTCAGGTATCTGGTTCGTCAGAGTTTATTTAGCTAAACGCAAAAGAAAGAATTAA